One stretch of Epinephelus lanceolatus isolate andai-2023 chromosome 15, ASM4190304v1, whole genome shotgun sequence DNA includes these proteins:
- the LOC117267613 gene encoding retinol dehydrogenase 14, giving the protein MMNGKTVIVTGANSGIGRATAAGIVKLQGRVIMACRDLSRAEEAAREIRQETRADSAQLVVKQLDLASLTSVHTFCQDIIKEEPRLDVLINNAGIYQCPYTKTEDGFEMQFGVNHLGHFLLTNLLLDLLKQSAPSRIVVVSSKLYKHGHINFEDLNSEQSYNKAFAYSRSKLANLLFTCELAQRLEGSGVTVNALTPGIVRTNLGRHVHIPVLVKPMFDLLSRGLFKSPEEGARTSIYLACSPDVDGVQGECFADCQPQVLLDKATDQEVASKLWDMSEVMVGITK; this is encoded by the exons ATGATGAACGGAAAGACAGTGATAGTGACCGGTGCTAACAGCGGGATAGGCAGAGCCACCGCAGCGGGCATCGTGAAACTGCAGGGCCGCGTGATAATGGCCTGCCGGGACCTGAGCAGGGCTGAGGAGGCAGCCCGGGAGATCCGACAGGAGACCAGGGCAGACAGCGCACAGCTGGTCGTCAAACAGCTGGACCTCGCCTCGCTCACATCTGTACACACTTTCTGTCAAGACATAATAAAG GAGGAACCTCGACTCGATGTGCTGATCAACAATGCCGGTATCTATCAGTGTCCTTACACCAAAACAGAAGACGGCTTTGAGATGCAGTTTGGGGTCAACCACCTGGGCCACTTCCTGCTCACCAACCTGCTGCTGGACCTCCTGAAACAATCAGCCCCCAGTCGCATAGTGGTGGTCTCCTCCAAACTCTACAAGCACGGTCACATTAACTTTGAGGACTTGAACAGCGAGCAGAGCTATAACAAAGCCTTCGCCTACAGCCGCAGCAAACTAGCCAACCTGCTGTTCACCTGTGAGCTGGCCCAACGACTGGAGGGCAGCGGGGTGACTGTGAATGCTCTGACTCCAGGCATAGTGAGGACCAATCTGGGGAGGCATGTCCACATCCCAGTGTTAGTTAAGCCCATGTTTGACCTGCTCTCCAGGGGTTTGTTTAAGAGCCCTGAAGAAGGAGCTCGGACCTCGATCTATTTGGCCTGCAGCCCGGATGTAGATGGTGTACAGGGCGAGTGCTTTGCAGATTGTCAGCCTCAGGTTCTGCTGGACAAGGCTACAGACCAGGAAGTGGCCAGTAAATTGTGGGACATGAGTGAAGTCATGGTGGGCATAACCAAGTGA